In Verrucomicrobiota bacterium, a single genomic region encodes these proteins:
- a CDS encoding sugar phosphate isomerase/epimerase, producing MTPLNPLSPKEAFSNNPIEPVRRPGVSRRDALLSTTAAGAALLTAASSPTAHAAAPDPRKGSTKRFAMKKSINLWAFPYPERMNLRECLQLAKDAGFDGIELNYDLDNDLSPKAGTKEFQDIRRMADRIGIEISGLCSFLFWPYPLSSNDPEKRARGLELAGKIGQAASDLGVDNVLVVPGAVHIPWRTDHEPVPNDVCDRRAKEAVAQLVQSAEKLKIHLNIENIFFNGYLMTPMEMNAFVDHFGSERVQVHFDTGNISMFQHPEHWIPILGKRIRNIHFKEYTKKGTDYSLETFRPLLDGTTNWPAVIESLDRIGYRGFLTFEYFHPWIHYPEALIYQTSDALDRMLGRKA from the coding sequence ATGACTCCCCTGAATCCTTTGTCCCCCAAGGAAGCGTTCTCCAACAATCCCATCGAACCGGTCCGCCGTCCCGGAGTGTCCCGCCGCGACGCGCTTCTTTCCACGACCGCCGCCGGAGCTGCTTTGCTCACTGCCGCCTCTTCACCCACGGCGCACGCCGCCGCCCCGGACCCTCGCAAGGGCTCGACCAAGCGATTTGCGATGAAGAAGTCCATCAACCTCTGGGCCTTTCCCTATCCGGAACGTATGAACCTCCGGGAATGCCTGCAACTGGCCAAGGACGCGGGATTCGACGGCATCGAACTGAATTACGACCTCGACAACGACCTGTCTCCCAAGGCTGGCACGAAGGAGTTTCAAGATATTCGCCGAATGGCGGACCGCATCGGCATCGAGATCAGCGGCCTCTGCTCGTTTCTTTTCTGGCCTTACCCGCTCTCCAGCAACGACCCCGAAAAACGGGCGCGCGGCCTCGAACTGGCCGGAAAGATCGGTCAAGCCGCCAGCGATCTGGGGGTCGACAACGTCCTGGTCGTTCCGGGCGCGGTGCATATTCCCTGGCGGACCGATCACGAACCTGTTCCCAACGACGTGTGCGATCGCCGGGCCAAAGAAGCCGTCGCGCAACTGGTCCAATCAGCCGAAAAACTGAAGATCCATCTCAACATCGAGAACATCTTCTTCAACGGCTACCTGATGACCCCGATGGAAATGAATGCCTTCGTGGATCACTTCGGCAGCGAACGCGTCCAGGTCCATTTCGACACGGGGAACATCTCCATGTTTCAGCATCCCGAGCATTGGATTCCAATCCTGGGCAAACGGATACGCAACATTCACTTCAAGGAATACACCAAGAAGGGAACCGATTACTCGCTTGAAACATTCCGGCCCCTGCTCGACGGCACCACGAACTGGCCTGCGGTCATCGAATCTCTCGACCGAATCGGTTACCGGGGATTTCTGACTTTCGAATACTTCCACCCCTGGATTCACTATCCGGAAGCGCTCATCTATCAAACGAGCGACGCGTTGGACCGCATGCTCGGGCGGAAGGCCTGA